One Brachyspira suanatina DNA segment encodes these proteins:
- a CDS encoding proline--tRNA ligase — MRLSKLFMPTLKEAPSDAIIASNKLMLRAALARKISNGLYSYLPLGVRVLNKISNIIREEMDAIGSNECIMPILVSKELLTPSGRWERFKKELFRLKDRNDVDMAMGPTHEEAFTITAQNEIQSYKDFPLTLYQIHTKFRDEIRPRFGVIRSKEFTMKDAYSFHITKECLDKTYNDMSGAYTKIFKRMGLDTVSVKADSGAMGGEGSEEFMVLSEVGEETIIFCSKCDYRANVEKANVKEDEAAASYTDKALEEVYTPDIKTINDLEKFFNTSSKNFIKSIIYKTEEDEVILVAIRGDLEINETKLSNALGGVDIELADEETVKEVTGARVGFASPIGLKKKIRIFADNSIKSVSDAIVGGNKDDTHIKNVNIERDFNIDVWGDFRTAKEGDRCPQCGEVLYQKKGLELGHIFKLGDKYTEAFNFKVLDENNKEITPIMGCYGIGVNRALASVIEQNYDDKGIIFPISVAPYEAIVVAIDKETEDSFKKAEEIYNALNSLGIETMFDDRKERLGVKLNDCDLIGIPMRIIVGKKSLQRGVVEFKLRKSQESVEVKLEEIIEYVKTKKQELFNEINSKL, encoded by the coding sequence ATGCGTTTATCAAAATTATTCATGCCTACATTAAAAGAAGCACCTAGTGATGCAATAATAGCTTCAAATAAATTAATGTTAAGGGCAGCACTTGCAAGAAAAATATCAAATGGTCTTTATTCGTATTTACCTCTTGGAGTTAGAGTATTGAATAAAATATCTAATATAATAAGAGAGGAAATGGATGCAATAGGTTCTAATGAATGCATAATGCCCATACTTGTTTCAAAGGAATTATTAACACCTTCAGGAAGATGGGAAAGATTTAAAAAGGAATTATTCAGATTAAAAGATAGAAATGATGTTGATATGGCTATGGGGCCTACTCATGAAGAGGCTTTCACTATAACAGCACAAAATGAAATACAATCATATAAAGATTTTCCTCTAACTTTATATCAAATACATACTAAATTCAGAGATGAAATACGTCCAAGATTTGGAGTGATAAGATCAAAAGAATTTACTATGAAAGATGCTTATTCATTTCATATAACTAAAGAATGTCTTGATAAAACCTATAATGATATGAGCGGAGCCTATACAAAAATTTTCAAAAGAATGGGACTAGATACTGTAAGCGTAAAAGCAGACAGCGGTGCAATGGGCGGAGAAGGAAGCGAAGAGTTTATGGTATTAAGTGAAGTAGGTGAGGAAACAATCATATTCTGTTCTAAATGTGATTATAGAGCTAATGTTGAAAAAGCTAATGTAAAAGAGGATGAAGCAGCTGCATCTTATACTGATAAAGCTTTAGAAGAAGTTTATACTCCTGATATAAAAACTATAAATGATTTAGAAAAATTCTTTAATACATCTTCAAAGAATTTTATTAAAAGTATAATTTATAAAACTGAAGAAGATGAAGTAATATTAGTTGCTATAAGAGGCGATTTAGAAATTAATGAAACTAAATTATCTAATGCATTAGGCGGAGTAGATATAGAACTTGCCGATGAAGAAACTGTAAAAGAAGTTACAGGTGCTAGAGTAGGTTTTGCTTCTCCTATAGGATTAAAAAAGAAAATTAGAATATTTGCTGATAACTCTATAAAATCAGTATCTGATGCAATAGTAGGCGGCAACAAGGATGATACTCATATAAAAAATGTTAATATAGAAAGAGATTTTAATATTGATGTGTGGGGTGATTTTAGAACAGCTAAAGAAGGCGACAGATGCCCTCAATGCGGAGAAGTTCTTTATCAGAAAAAAGGATTGGAGTTAGGACATATTTTCAAACTTGGCGATAAATATACTGAGGCTTTCAATTTCAAAGTATTAGATGAAAACAACAAAGAGATTACTCCTATAATGGGTTGTTATGGTATTGGTGTTAATAGAGCTTTAGCTTCTGTTATAGAACAAAATTATGATGATAAGGGTATAATATTCCCTATAAGTGTTGCTCCTTATGAGGCCATAGTGGTTGCTATTGATAAAGAAACTGAAGACTCATTCAAAAAAGCAGAAGAAATATATAATGCTCTAAACTCTCTTGGAATTGAAACTATGTTTGATGATAGAAAAGAAAGACTTGGAGTAAAACTTAATGATTGTGATTTGATTGGTATTCCTATGAGAATAATAGTTGGTAAAAAATCACTTCAAAGAGGAGTTGTTGAATTCAAACTTAGAAAATCACAGGAAAGTGTTGAGGTAAAACTTGAAGAAATAATTGAATATGTAAAAACAAAAAAACAAGAACTATTCAATGAAATAAACAGCAAATTATAA
- the dxr gene encoding 1-deoxy-D-xylulose-5-phosphate reductoisomerase has translation MKKRILLLGATGSIGTNTCSVVREFNNDFEIVGMSTNSKIDILNTLCTEFKPKTVNISDKNAENIFKDYDCAKDINIYEGTIANFVKHTDFDILVNALTGYAGFLPTVEAIKKGKTIALANKETLVVGGDIINQLLKEHNASLIPIDSEHSAIFQMLRHFPKTSLSKVIITASGGPFFRTPKEELKNVTVEMALKHPTWAMGSKITIDSATMMNKGFEVIEAHHLFNLDYDKIETIIHPQSLIHSMIEMNDGEIYAQIGKNDMRLPIQHALTYPEIRNTPFEKLKLYEHPEINFYKMDFDKFIMLRLAYECGKKGGLYPCVLNAANEICVYSFLQKKIGFTDIFNIVSKVCDRKINVPLTVDNIINMDSEIRKETAWIINSMSK, from the coding sequence ATGAAAAAAAGAATTCTTTTGTTGGGAGCTACAGGCTCTATTGGTACTAACACTTGTTCTGTTGTAAGAGAGTTTAATAATGACTTTGAAATAGTTGGAATGTCAACAAATAGTAAGATAGATATATTAAATACTTTATGTACAGAGTTCAAGCCTAAAACTGTAAATATATCTGATAAAAATGCAGAAAATATTTTTAAAGACTATGACTGTGCTAAAGATATAAATATTTATGAAGGAACTATAGCTAATTTTGTAAAACATACCGACTTTGATATATTAGTTAATGCTTTAACTGGATATGCAGGATTTTTGCCTACAGTAGAAGCAATAAAAAAAGGAAAGACTATTGCTCTAGCAAATAAAGAAACCTTGGTAGTAGGTGGAGATATAATAAATCAATTATTAAAAGAACATAATGCAAGCTTAATACCTATAGACAGCGAACATTCAGCAATATTTCAAATGTTAAGGCATTTTCCAAAAACTTCACTTTCAAAAGTTATAATAACAGCTTCAGGAGGTCCTTTCTTTAGAACTCCAAAAGAAGAATTAAAAAATGTTACAGTAGAAATGGCTTTAAAACATCCTACTTGGGCTATGGGAAGCAAAATAACTATAGACAGTGCAACTATGATGAATAAAGGCTTTGAAGTTATAGAAGCGCATCATTTATTTAATTTGGATTATGATAAAATAGAAACTATTATTCACCCTCAAAGTTTAATACATTCTATGATAGAAATGAATGACGGAGAGATATATGCACAGATTGGAAAGAATGATATGCGTCTTCCTATACAGCATGCATTAACTTATCCTGAAATTAGAAATACGCCTTTTGAAAAATTAAAATTATATGAACATCCAGAAATCAATTTTTATAAAATGGATTTTGATAAATTTATAATGCTTAGATTGGCTTATGAATGCGGAAAGAAAGGCGGACTTTATCCTTGTGTTTTAAATGCAGCTAATGAAATATGCGTATACTCATTCTTACAAAAGAAAATAGGTTTCACTGATATATTTAATATAGTATCAAAAGTATGCGACAGAAAAATTAATGTTCCATTAACTGTAGATAATATTATTAATATGGACAGTGAAATAAGAAAAGAAACAGCTTGGATAATAAATTCAATGTCTAAATAA
- a CDS encoding GldG family protein, whose translation MSNKKFNLKIATLASWVLLFFAWIFFYAVTQTPTPVFWAVLALTSIITIITLIVDRKQIVSFLKMRFVHKAFFGILSLIIILAILVGLYIISINFPIRFDLTQNKSYTVSQQTMDVLSRIDSPLSIVVLRSPSTDPTSADWRADLLLEQYKRINKHISVEYINPIEKPSAKSKYQMTQVGEIVFTYGQGKQVRVYRKDLTTQSKVTSDPLFVGEEKFTQSIYTLLDTESYTVYFTVGHGERQIQDRGGEGLSYVKTYLENENYKVKELNIILENIPTDASLIVIAAPVETFSDFEIEKLNNYVKTGGKLLVLYDSFMDRSKFNSNLGNFLSDWGFKTKNDYIIDPASSVVIPVNIVPQYTSHPITQTLKEGNVFACLVVARSILSGENKYNGSFENIITTTPQGYGKEEATFDLSRARFNPRTDIQGPVPLAISGTYEIEGRKDPARIVVFGDATFALNAYINPEQGQSVDIAFAGNKDLFMNTVAYLLEARQKITIRPKEASIKNLTLTTTQTNFIRYVAQIGLPCLFGILGILIWFFRRR comes from the coding sequence ATGTCAAATAAGAAATTTAATTTAAAAATAGCTACATTAGCATCTTGGGTATTATTATTTTTTGCTTGGATTTTCTTTTATGCCGTAACTCAAACACCTACTCCTGTTTTTTGGGCAGTGTTAGCATTGACTTCTATCATTACTATCATAACATTAATAGTAGATAGAAAACAGATAGTGTCTTTTTTGAAGATGCGATTTGTACATAAAGCTTTCTTTGGAATATTATCATTAATAATAATTCTTGCTATACTTGTAGGTTTATATATCATAAGTATAAACTTCCCTATAAGATTTGACTTAACACAAAATAAATCATACACAGTATCTCAGCAAACTATGGATGTTCTATCAAGAATAGATAGTCCTCTTTCTATAGTGGTATTGAGATCACCTAGTACAGATCCAACTTCAGCAGATTGGAGAGCTGATTTATTATTAGAACAATATAAAAGAATAAATAAACATATAAGTGTTGAATATATTAACCCTATAGAAAAACCTTCTGCTAAAAGTAAATATCAAATGACTCAGGTTGGAGAAATTGTATTTACTTACGGACAAGGAAAACAAGTAAGAGTATATAGAAAAGATTTAACAACTCAGTCTAAAGTAACTTCTGATCCTTTATTTGTTGGAGAAGAAAAATTCACTCAGTCTATATACACTTTGCTTGATACAGAGTCTTATACAGTTTACTTCACAGTAGGACATGGTGAAAGACAAATACAAGATAGAGGCGGAGAAGGTCTATCTTATGTAAAAACTTATTTAGAAAATGAAAATTATAAAGTTAAAGAATTAAATATAATACTTGAAAATATTCCTACAGATGCATCACTTATAGTAATAGCAGCACCTGTTGAAACATTCAGTGATTTTGAAATAGAAAAATTGAATAACTATGTAAAAACAGGTGGAAAACTTCTTGTATTATATGATAGTTTTATGGATAGAAGTAAATTTAATAGTAATTTAGGAAATTTTCTATCCGATTGGGGATTCAAAACTAAAAATGACTATATAATAGATCCTGCTTCAAGTGTTGTTATACCTGTTAATATAGTACCTCAATATACTTCTCATCCTATTACTCAAACATTAAAAGAAGGAAATGTATTTGCTTGTTTGGTTGTTGCTAGAAGTATATTAAGCGGTGAAAATAAATATAATGGCAGCTTTGAAAATATAATAACAACTACTCCTCAAGGTTATGGAAAAGAAGAAGCTACTTTTGATTTATCAAGAGCTAGATTCAATCCTAGAACAGATATACAAGGACCTGTACCTTTGGCTATAAGCGGTACTTATGAAATAGAAGGAAGAAAAGATCCTGCAAGAATAGTAGTATTTGGTGATGCTACATTTGCATTGAATGCATATATCAATCCTGAACAAGGTCAGTCTGTAGATATTGCTTTTGCTGGAAATAAAGACTTATTTATGAATACTGTTGCTTATCTATTAGAAGCAAGACAGAAAATTACTATAAGACCTAAAGAAGCAAGTATTAAAAACCTTACTCTTACAACAACTCAAACTAACTTTATTAGATATGTTGCTCAAATAGGTTTGCCTTGTTTGTTCGGTATACTTGGCATATTAATATGGTTCTTTAGAAGAAGATAA
- a CDS encoding lipopolysaccharide biosynthesis protein, with the protein MNNIKLLYKKYSYYINYALLVFINGIASVLNYVSSIYVNRSLSISDFAHYNGIINIYSIIVLTVSSFSYYIMHHYKDDEDARVYWAYGYIIALIITILYLLSIPLIDILFNIKSYPSLFIISIGIFATILGIVSQSILKINNYIAYDYTASLIAILISKILLLAYFIITGLTLFKSIITVTLFCVLYLIINLIELKKVNLPYFIPLNKIKMYFSKQNLSVFLSYIIHIVIINFIFNWISLSDVLMANRYLDKTSAGYYSTISLIIKMFFYIGTPVASVMFSYILIAKKDNNKNKERKIVYYSIALFVFASICLSAFLIIFAKQIVLIQFTNRYEAIIPLIPQAVIFGFSLGFTVIAFNYGLAYKLFAPFYGYLIIFAYVYFSLRNGVRTFENFMFIMKIFFIALLIYNILIILIHRIILRTNEN; encoded by the coding sequence ATGAATAATATAAAACTTTTATACAAAAAATATTCATATTATATTAACTATGCTTTATTAGTATTTATAAACGGCATTGCAAGCGTATTAAATTATGTATCTTCAATATATGTAAACAGAAGTTTATCAATATCTGATTTTGCACACTACAACGGTATCATCAATATATATTCAATAATAGTTCTAACAGTATCAAGCTTTAGTTATTATATTATGCATCATTATAAAGATGATGAAGATGCTAGAGTCTATTGGGCTTACGGCTACATTATAGCATTGATAATAACTATATTGTATTTATTATCAATACCATTAATAGATATACTATTTAATATAAAAAGCTACCCTTCTCTTTTTATAATATCAATTGGAATATTCGCAACAATTTTAGGTATAGTTTCTCAGTCAATATTAAAAATTAATAACTATATAGCCTATGACTATACAGCAAGTTTAATAGCAATATTAATATCCAAAATTTTATTATTAGCATATTTTATTATTACAGGATTAACATTATTCAAATCTATTATAACAGTTACTTTATTCTGCGTACTATATTTAATAATCAATTTAATAGAATTGAAAAAAGTTAATCTACCCTATTTTATACCATTAAATAAAATAAAAATGTATTTCTCTAAGCAAAATCTATCAGTATTTTTAAGCTATATAATACATATTGTAATAATAAATTTTATATTCAATTGGATATCATTAAGCGATGTACTTATGGCAAATAGATATTTAGATAAAACAAGTGCAGGCTACTACTCTACTATATCATTAATAATAAAAATGTTTTTCTATATAGGGACTCCTGTTGCATCAGTTATGTTTTCTTATATTTTAATAGCTAAAAAGGATAATAATAAAAATAAAGAAAGAAAGATAGTTTATTATTCTATTGCTCTTTTTGTATTCGCATCTATTTGTCTGTCAGCATTTTTGATTATATTTGCAAAACAAATAGTATTAATACAATTTACCAATAGATATGAAGCAATTATTCCATTGATTCCACAGGCTGTAATATTTGGATTTTCCTTAGGCTTTACAGTCATTGCCTTCAATTATGGACTTGCTTATAAACTATTTGCACCATTTTATGGATACTTGATTATATTTGCTTATGTATATTTCTCATTAAGAAACGGAGTTAGAACATTTGAAAATTTCATGTTCATAATGAAAATATTTTTTATAGCATTACTTATATATAATATCTTAATCATATTAATACATAGAATAATATTAAGAACTAATGAAAACTAA
- a CDS encoding ankyrin repeat domain-containing protein — protein sequence MKKIVLMAVLYTLFSFQSLYPELSKDEKEFVSYIANGNKEEVLDFLNNKKVNINLDIMDGATPLMLSIIYKQDEIAKLLIEKGADLNKKEKESGATPLILSIIYEQYEIAELLIEKGANVNIKDNSGFTALIHAIQREKTDLSKMLIEKKSDVNTKVSFKTDGLYLKDFTPLTFNVDTELAELLIKAGANVNTRLSIKDDSRNIQLENITPLMWVIFDYNTELAELFIESGADLNAKDKDGNTALYYAITKNNSKITKLISDKGGRF from the coding sequence ATGAAAAAAATTGTATTGATGGCAGTATTATATACTTTATTTAGTTTCCAATCTTTGTATCCAGAGCTTAGTAAAGATGAAAAAGAATTTGTATCATATATAGCTAATGGTAATAAAGAAGAAGTTTTAGATTTTTTAAATAATAAAAAAGTCAATATAAATTTAGATATTATGGATGGCGCTACACCTTTGATGTTATCTATTATTTATAAGCAAGATGAAATTGCAAAGCTACTAATAGAAAAAGGTGCTGATCTCAATAAAAAAGAGAAAGAAAGCGGTGCTACACCTTTAATTTTATCTATTATTTATGAGCAATATGAAATAGCAGAGCTGCTAATAGAAAAAGGTGCTAATGTTAATATAAAAGACAATTCCGGATTTACAGCTTTAATACATGCTATACAGCGTGAGAAAACAGATTTATCAAAAATGCTTATAGAAAAAAAATCTGATGTAAATACAAAAGTATCATTCAAGACAGATGGATTATATTTAAAAGATTTTACTCCTTTGACATTTAACGTAGATACAGAATTAGCTGAGTTATTAATAAAAGCTGGGGCTAATGTTAATACTAGATTATCTATAAAAGATGATTCAAGAAATATACAATTAGAAAATATTACTCCTTTAATGTGGGTAATTTTTGATTATAATACAGAATTAGCTGAGTTATTTATAGAATCTGGAGCTGATCTTAATGCTAAAGATAAAGATGGAAACACAGCATTATATTATGCAATAACTAAAAATAATAGTAAAATAACGAAGTTGATTTCTGACAAAGGCGGTAGATTCTAA
- a CDS encoding ankyrin repeat domain-containing protein, with translation MKKIVLMAILYTLFSFNALYPANFEDEALFLSYIASGDIEEVSNFIDNKKININARIENSATPLIFSIIFNQDEIAKMLIGKGADLNIKDKSGFTALIYSIMYNRIEISKILIEKKADVNTKVSLNENVVYMKNVTPLILNENKEVAQSLINAGADINIKFSFQHVGKNIKLENITPLMWFIFNDNSEIAKLLIESGADINAKDKSRKTALDYAKEKNNAKIEQLLIAKGAK, from the coding sequence ATGAAAAAAATTGTATTGATGGCAATATTGTATACTTTATTTAGTTTTAATGCACTGTATCCAGCAAACTTTGAAGATGAAGCACTATTTTTATCGTATATAGCATCCGGTGATATTGAAGAAGTTTCAAATTTTATAGATAATAAGAAAATTAATATAAATGCCAGGATAGAAAATAGTGCTACACCATTAATATTTTCTATTATTTTTAATCAAGATGAAATTGCAAAAATGCTTATAGGAAAAGGTGCAGATCTTAATATCAAAGACAAGTCAGGATTCACAGCTTTAATATATTCTATAATGTATAATAGAATAGAAATATCAAAAATACTTATAGAAAAAAAAGCTGATGTAAATACAAAAGTATCATTAAATGAAAATGTGGTATATATGAAAAACGTTACTCCTTTAATACTTAATGAAAATAAAGAAGTAGCTCAATCATTAATAAATGCTGGTGCAGACATTAATATTAAATTCTCTTTTCAACATGTTGGAAAAAATATAAAATTAGAAAATATTACACCTTTAATGTGGTTTATTTTTAATGATAATTCTGAAATAGCTAAGTTATTGATAGAATCCGGAGCTGACATCAATGCTAAAGATAAAAGCAGAAAAACAGCATTAGATTATGCGAAAGAGAAAAATAATGCTAAAATAGAGCAGTTACTTATAGCAAAAGGTGCTAAATAA
- a CDS encoding Crp/Fnr family transcriptional regulator, which yields MDNNLSSHTKKYNTDDVIFLEYEKGDKFYLVQSGSVKITKVIKDVEKLLDIVYAGEFFGEMAILEDTTRSASAIANEPTVLLELRKENFQSILANNTIMALKLSKTFAKRIFDAKRRLLILQLNETDLRVYDCLLLLAELQNIPRDHYYEPQELNATINDIANWCGVKVVDVQKVLNTLVKTGKIDIRTNTIYVKNLKEIQRQIDLKRKKS from the coding sequence ATGGATAATAATTTAAGTTCTCATACTAAAAAATATAATACTGATGATGTCATATTTCTAGAATATGAAAAGGGTGATAAATTCTATTTAGTTCAAAGCGGTTCTGTAAAAATTACCAAAGTTATAAAAGATGTTGAAAAATTATTAGACATAGTTTATGCCGGAGAATTTTTCGGTGAAATGGCTATATTAGAAGATACTACAAGAAGTGCTTCAGCTATAGCTAATGAACCTACAGTACTTTTAGAGTTGAGAAAAGAAAACTTCCAAAGCATATTAGCTAATAACACTATAATGGCATTAAAACTTTCAAAAACATTCGCTAAGAGAATATTCGATGCTAAAAGAAGACTTTTAATACTTCAATTAAATGAAACTGATTTGAGAGTTTATGACTGTCTTTTACTTTTGGCAGAACTTCAAAACATACCTAGAGATCATTATTATGAGCCTCAGGAATTAAATGCGACTATAAATGATATAGCAAATTGGTGCGGTGTAAAAGTAGTTGATGTACAGAAAGTTTTAAATACATTGGTAAAAACAGGTAAAATAGATATAAGAACTAATACCATATATGTAAAAAACTTAAAAGAGATTCAAAGACAAATCGATTTAAAGAGAAAGAAATCATAA
- a CDS encoding cyclic nucleotide-binding domain-containing protein translates to MQTRVYKAGSIVYFTGDTSDRVYILKQGQAQSIFLSEETGYETRELINIGEFFGVKSILGTYPQEDTVQCLTDCVVIIITYEEFESLVEKNKPIIIKMLKVFSNQLRRINKRVRELVENDISDEGQDPLEGLYGIGEFYFKNKKYRNALYAYKRYIQYADEDSAFYNTAKEKIEECKDELDITDDSDIAPPVSNAPVSTQKTQTKAVINDPAYNKAVELYNNNDYVNSLKAFNNLIKSSDADVAENSIFYMGKCYYNINKYDNASTVLLSAIKKYPKSLNVKEAILFLAKSCEASGNKTKAKAYYQKVISMPPMDNFSKEANASISRL, encoded by the coding sequence ATGCAAACAAGAGTATATAAAGCAGGTTCTATAGTATATTTTACAGGCGATACCTCAGATAGAGTCTATATCTTGAAACAAGGTCAGGCTCAAAGTATATTTTTATCAGAAGAAACAGGTTATGAAACTAGGGAACTTATTAATATAGGCGAGTTTTTTGGGGTAAAAAGTATACTTGGTACTTATCCACAGGAAGATACTGTTCAGTGCTTAACAGATTGTGTTGTTATTATTATTACTTATGAAGAATTTGAAAGCTTGGTTGAAAAAAATAAGCCTATCATCATAAAGATGTTAAAGGTATTTTCAAATCAGCTTAGAAGAATCAATAAAAGAGTAAGAGAACTTGTTGAAAATGATATAAGTGATGAAGGACAAGATCCATTGGAAGGATTATACGGAATAGGGGAGTTCTATTTTAAAAATAAAAAATATAGAAATGCTCTTTATGCATATAAGAGATATATACAGTATGCAGATGAAGATTCAGCATTTTACAATACAGCAAAAGAAAAAATTGAAGAATGTAAAGATGAATTAGATATTACAGATGACAGTGATATAGCACCTCCTGTTTCAAATGCTCCTGTTTCAACTCAAAAAACTCAGACTAAAGCGGTAATAAATGATCCAGCATATAATAAAGCTGTTGAATTATATAATAATAATGATTATGTTAATTCATTAAAAGCATTTAATAATTTGATTAAAAGTTCAGATGCTGATGTTGCTGAAAATTCTATATTTTATATGGGTAAATGCTATTATAATATAAATAAATACGATAATGCTTCAACTGTATTATTATCAGCAATAAAAAAATATCCTAAATCTTTAAATGTTAAAGAGGCTATACTATTTTTAGCTAAAAGCTGTGAAGCAAGCGGAAATAAAACAAAAGCAAAAGCTTATTATCAGAAAGTTATTTCAATGCCTCCTATGGATAATTTTTCAAAAGAAGCAAATGCGAGTATTTCAAGACTATAA
- a CDS encoding pyridoxamine 5'-phosphate oxidase family protein has translation MRRKDFIFEDKEEIYNMLNSIEFGVMALPDNIPYAVPISFCYKNNEIYFHGAMAGRKYEILKNNPKVSFSASKPYSYIPSEFLNKKMIPTQFFFSVFIEGKFETIDDISRRKEILYEIVKKYEPNNDNLSIDNKMFDYAQNNMLIGVIKVENITAKAKFGQNMPDEEIKIIIDDLNRRSEDIDIETVDMINKLRK, from the coding sequence ATGAGAAGAAAAGATTTTATATTTGAAGATAAAGAAGAAATATATAACATGCTTAATAGTATAGAATTTGGTGTTATGGCTTTACCAGATAATATACCTTATGCTGTACCTATAAGTTTTTGCTATAAAAATAATGAAATATATTTTCATGGTGCTATGGCAGGAAGAAAGTATGAAATTTTAAAAAATAATCCTAAAGTATCTTTTAGTGCTTCAAAGCCATATTCATATATACCATCTGAATTTTTAAATAAAAAAATGATACCAACACAGTTTTTCTTTTCAGTTTTTATAGAAGGAAAATTTGAAACTATAGATGATATATCAAGAAGAAAAGAAATTTTATATGAAATAGTAAAAAAATACGAACCAAATAATGATAATCTATCTATTGATAATAAAATGTTTGATTATGCTCAAAATAATATGCTTATAGGAGTTATAAAAGTAGAAAATATTACAGCAAAAGCAAAATTTGGTCAGAATATGCCGGATGAGGAGATAAAAATTATAATAGATGATCTAAATAGAAGATCAGAAGATATTGATATTGAAACTGTAGATATGATAAATAAACTAAGAAAATGA